A DNA window from Rhipicephalus sanguineus isolate Rsan-2018 chromosome 8, BIME_Rsan_1.4, whole genome shotgun sequence contains the following coding sequences:
- the LOC119403292 gene encoding LOW QUALITY PROTEIN: cholinesterase 1-like (The sequence of the model RefSeq protein was modified relative to this genomic sequence to represent the inferred CDS: deleted 1 base in 1 codon) has product MLKELPSLGTATIITSRIISTSESRIPRPKKFQASKFGKQRAAPLMAKFAKAAEHSTWRGRLLKVTWAEGGLECSAAQWKSIAGFLTRGRLLGRLRFRPPEALKSWDGILDATTRRTACPQVAISPLLDSGVVYTEDCLHLNVWTPAARYRTPAPVLVVIHGGGFSQGSAGVEVFNGAILAARTGFVVVSFNYRLGILGFLDANSTDAPGNVGLMDQNLALQWIQEHIHNFRGDPSKVTIVGVNAGGISAHAHVISPMSRGLFQRACLMSGTFNSPDFVDHASDSVRKGNVVARAVGCADGNTTLASNPVSVLACLRSKSSDKLVHAATESFKPKIFPFLPTYPNQFMPKDPALAVREGLFNPADLIVGGTTDEGAMALLYPHREELLLEKVEGLDEKGFDRSLRETISSWLKNNSSKNLATYTAKARDKAALRRAYVDYLSDRTFVCPKHFTAEGHSKHGRSVYTYVFAYRSADSLLPTWMGTPHGWDLAYIFGLPLIQRKRYDLNDAAMSDVFMMMFSTFASTGVPQLPMGKQWPKYSADNPVSVYFDKENITSVVGFRKQYCNVWTPDAQN; this is encoded by the exons ATGCTTAAG GAGCTCCCAAGCCTCGGGACCGCCACCATCATCACTTCGCGCATCATTTCTACATCGGAGTCGCGCATCCCGCGACCGAAGAAGTTTCAGGCCTCAAAATTTGGCAAGCAGCGTGCCGCCCCTCTGATGGCAAAATTCGCCAAG GCGGCAGAGCATTCGACGTGGAGAGGACGACTTCTCAAGGTCACGTGGGCGGAAGGAGGACTGGAGTGCTCGGCCGCACAGTGGAAGAGTATCGCGGGATTCCTTACGCGCGGCCGCCTACTGGGACGGCTACGGTTTCGCCCGCCCGAAGCG CTAAAAAGCTGGGACGGCATCTTAGACGCCACAACTAGAAGGACTGCCTGCCCACAA GTCGCAATTAGTCCCCTGTTGGATAGCGGCGTAGTGTACACCGAGGACTGCCTACATCTGAACGTATGGACCCCCGCGGCACGCTACCGAACTCCCGCTCCCGTACTCGTGGTAATCCACGGCGGAGGCTTCTCCCAAGGCTCCGCGGGCGTCGAGGTCTTCAACGGCGCGATCTTGGCCGCCAGGACCGGCTTCGTCGTCGTGTCCTTCAACTACAGGCTCGGCATTCTGGGATTCCTGGACGCCAACTCAACGGATGCGCCCGGGAACGTGGGTCTGATGGACCAGAACTTGGCGCTTCAGTGGATACAGGAACACATTCACAACTTCAGGGGCGACCCGTCGAAAGTGACCATCGTCGGCGTGAACGCGGGAGGTATCAGTGCACACGCTCACGTAATCTCGCCGATGAGCAGAGGGCTCTTTCAAAGAGCATGCCTTATGAGCGGAACGTTCAACAGCCCAGATTTTGTCGACCATGCGAGCGACAGCGTGAGAAAAGGGAACGTCGTGGCAAGGGCCGTTGGTTGCGCCGACGGTAACACCACCTTGGCCTCAAACCCGGTATCGGTATTGGCGTGCCTGCGAAGCAAAAGCTCCGACAAGCTCGTGCATGCGGCAACCGAAAGTTTCAAGCCCAAGATATTCCCATTCTTGCCGACGTACCCAAACCAGTTCATGCCCAAAGATCCGGCTCTAGCGGTAAGAGAAGGCTTGTTCAATCCGGCCGACTTGATAGTCGGAGGGACCACGGATGAAGGAGCGATGGCACTGCTGTACCCACACCGAGAGGAACTGTTGCTGGAGAAGGTCGAAGGTCTGGACGAGAAAGGCTTTGATAGGTCTCTGCGCGAGACTATCTCCTCCTGGCTGAAGAACAACTCCTCGAAGAACCTCGCAACCTACACTGCCAAGGCGAGAGACAAGGCTGCCCTGAGACGCGCTTACGTGGACTATCTCTCGGACAGGACGTTCGTGTGCCCGAAGCACTTCACGGCCGAGGGTCATTCCAAGCACGGCCGTTCCGTGTACACCTACGTATTTGCCTACCGATCGGCAGACAGTCTCTTGCCCACTTGGATGGGCACGCCGCATGGCTGGGACTTGGCCTATATTTTCGGCTTGCCGCTCATTCAACGGAAGCGGTATGACCTCAATGACGCCGCCATGTCCGATGTTTTCATGATGATGTTCTCGACGTTTGCTTCCACGGG ggtgccccagctaccGATGGGGAAGCAGTGGCCAAAGTACAGCGCGGATAACCCTGTTTCCGTGTACTTCGACAAAGAGAACATCACAAGCGTCGTTGGTTTTCGCAAGCAATACTGCAACGTGTGGACACCCGACGCGCAAaattag
- the LOC125759456 gene encoding uncharacterized protein LOC125759456 produces MASARGDLSVLAERMGLEGAELKAWLDEQEARARDERAAEREARKELLELEAIREKNLQLQLKVAEAQGNRGEARNADRGSGGNAFCNVNPHSLIPGFNENRDDLDAYLKRFENVATGQEWPKGKWATALSLCLSGEALKVFGRLSPEDSLDYDKAKLALLQRFRFTAEGYREKFRQSKPQDGETGKQYATRLLSFFDRWVEMSKTDKEYLALRNLIVAEQFLSNCHHKLALFLREKKHSKLDDLAEAADDFLEAQRQPNLLLFREKTENSSATEKSGSVSLKTAVKCFVCGKVGHRASDCRTKLKQPYCGYCHKPGHDTKACTKRDGSMKKTSCLLSPGEDPTECTNTPSNEQEGNVASAVRTHPKAVTREMPVLQGLVFGQTVSVLRDTGSNTLVVRRSLVPDEAFTGTTATLFLADGSSITVPEAKVEIRSPYFSGSSVVKCMVRPLYDVIVGNVPGAREVQNPDDKWRERIVKHESKPRPKGTKEGEGPPDSVVVGIKGRELSTLSKVSMNTLDITREELGKAQKEDKTLDSCRKKVGQVFQGRLASHSFEIKKGILYRYYRGPSDKVTQQVVLPQSLRGQVLALAHETLMSGHQGMKRTIDRVLGAFYWPGVQEAVKRYVRSCDTCQRTYPKNKVGKAPLGRMPLIDTPFERVAVDIIGPLKPTSRMGNRYILTLVDFATRYPDAVALPSIDSATVAEGLIEMFSRIGFPHEILCDQASCFTSELMREVNNLLAIKHLKSTPYHPMCNGLVERFNGTLKQMLRKLCQEEPKSWDRLLAPLLFAYREVPQASMGFSPFELLYGRHVRGPLSILKELWTGDHIREEVKTTYGYVLDLRDRLEKTLLLAQENLTRAKVTQKNYYDRGSKTRRLNIGDRALILLPSTENKLLMQWKGPFPVTGKKGNFDYWLDMGQNTKLFHINMLKRYEERQPENASQSASFIVVEEEETDTPIPTFKATEGSGTEVIKLGHELRESQRNELREILASHQDVFSEIPGKTNLLDCRLQLTTSEPIHTQQYPLPFAMKEVTSLVLELDSRSKLPVEGRTSCVAVPCRKRARATQVEPRGSHRSGESKQPTPSSGKLRRAGQRR; encoded by the exons ATGGCGAGCGCACGAGGCGATTTATCGGTTTTGGCAGAGCGCATGGGGCTCGAGGGCGCAGAGCTGAAGGCGTGGCTAGACGAGCAGGAGGCGCGGGCACGAGATGAACGAGCTGCGGAACGCGAGGCGAGAAAGGAGTTGTTAGAATTGGAAGCAATAAGGGAGAAGAATTTGCAGTTGCAGCTTAAGGTTGCCGAAGCGCAAGGCAATCGTGGAGAGGCGAGAAACGCTGACCGAGGATCTGGAGGAAACGCATTTTGCAACGTGAATCCTCACAGCTTAATTCCAGGATTCAATGAAAACCGGGACGACTTGGATGCGTACCTAAAAAGGTTCGAGAACGTCGCCACCGGACAGGAATGGCCGAAAGGAAAGTGGGCCACGGCTTTGAGCTTATGTTTGAGTGGAGAGGCTTTAAAAGTCTTCGGACGGTTGTCTCCGGAAGACTCCCTCGACTACGATAAGGCCAAGTTAGCCTTGCTTCAACGTTTTCGTTTTACGGCGGAGGGCTACAGGGAGAAGTTCCGCCAGAGCAAGCCCCAAGATGGCGAGACCGGAAAACAGTACGCGACGAGGCTCTTGAGTTTCTTTGATCGGTGGGTCGAAATGTCTAAGACCGACAAAGAGTATTTGGCACTCCGTAATCTCATAGTCGCGGAGCAATTTTTGAGCAACTGCCATCACAAGCTGGCGCTGTTTCTTCGTGAGAAGAAGCACAGCAAACTTGATGACTTGGCAGAGGCCGCCGATGACTTCTTAGAGGCACAAAGACAGCCTAACTTGCTCCTGTTCCGTGAAAAAACGGAGAACAGTAGTGCCACAGAGAAGAGCGGAAGCGTGTCCTTGAAAACTGCAGTAAAGTGTTTTGTATGTGGTAAGGTCGGTCACAGGGCCTCAGATTGCCGAACTAAGCTTAAACAACCTTACTGTGGCTATTGCCACAAGCCAGGACACGATACCAAGGCCTGCACAAAAAGAGATGGTTCGATGAAGAAAACATCTTGCCTGCTGTCTCCGGGAGAAGACCCAACGGAATGTACCAATACTCCATCCAACGAACAAGAAGGAAACGTTGCTAGCGCGGTGAGAACTCACCCAAAAGCTGTGACTCGCGAGATGCCGGTGTTGCAGGGCCTAGTGTTTGGCCAGACAGTTTCAGTTCTGCGAGACACGGGAAGTAACACGCTAGTAGTCCGTCGATCTCTGGTACCAGACGAAGCTTTTACAGGCACCACAGCTACGTTGTTCCTCGCGGATGGCAGTAGCATTACCGTTCCTGAGGCAAAGGTCGAAATACGTTCGCCTTATTTCTCTGGTAGTTCGGTGGTCAAATGCATGGTAAGACCTTTGTACGACGTTATCGTTGGCAATGTTCCAGGGGCACGGGAAGTACAAAACCCCGATGATAAGTGGAGAGAGAGAATCGTGAAACATGAGTCTAAACCGAGACCAAAGGGAACCAAGGAAGGAGAAGGACCACCAGATTCTGTGGTGGTCGGCATCAAAGGCCGCGAACTGTCGACCTTATCCAAGGTCAGTATGAACACCTTGGATATAACCAGAGAAGAGCTCGGCAAAGCTCAAAAAGAAGACAAGACTTTAGATTCCTGTAGGAAGAAAGTCGGTCAAGTGTTCCAAGGAAGACTAGCATCGCATTCGTTCGAGATAAAAAAGGGAATTCTATACCGTTACTACCGGGGACCCTCAGACAAAGTGACCCAACAAGTGGTGCTACCTCAAAGCTTGCGTGGTCAAGTGCTGGCTTTAGCTCACGAAACTTTGATGTCGGGGCATCAGGGCATGAAAAGAACAATCGATCGGGTTCTAGGAGCTTTCTATTGGCCTGGGGTCCAAGAGGCAGTGAAGAGATATGTGCGCTCATGCGACACATGTCAGCGGACCTATCCTAAGAACAAGGTGGGAAAGGCACCCCTTGGTCGCATGCCTTTAATCGACACGCCCTTTGAAAGAGTGGCGGTGGACATCATTGGACCTCTAAAGCCCACATCGCGTATGGGGAACCGTTACATACTGACTCTGGTAGACTTCGCCACCCGATACCCAGACGCGGTTGCTCTGCCGTCAATCGATTCCGCTACCGTCGCAGAGGGACTAATAGAGATGTTTTCTCGCATTGGATTCCCGCACGAGATATTGTGCGATCAGGCGTCATGCTTTACTTCGGAACTAATGAGAGAGGTAAATAATTTGTTAGCCATCAAACACCTCAAATCGACGCCTTACCATCCCATGTGTAATGGGTTGGTAGAGAGATTCAATGGAACCTTGAAGCAAATGCTGCGGAAGTTGTGTCAAGAAGAACCCAAGTCGTGGGATCGATTGCTGGCACCCCTGCTCTTTGCGTACCGCGAAGTACCGCAAGCCAGTATGGGCTTTTCGCCGTTTGAATTGTTGTACGGCAGGCATGTTCGAGGGCCGCTCAGCATACTCAAAGAGTTATGGACTGGAGACCACATACGTGAAGAAGTAAAGACAACGTATGGATACGTCTTAGACCTCAGGGATCGTCTGGAGAAGACATTATTGTTGGCACAAGAGAACTTGACACGCGCTAAAGTGACCCAGAAGAACTATTATGACAGAGGAAGTAAAACCCGTCGGCTGAACATTGGTGATCGAGCACTCATACTGCTTCCAAGTACAGAGAACAAGCTACTGATGCAGTGGAAGGGACCCTTCCCGGTGACCGGAAAGAAGGGCAACTTTGATTACTGGTTAGACATGGGACAAAATACTAAGCTCTTCCACATCAACATGTTGAAGCGTTATGAAGAACGTCAGCCTGAAAACGCATCACAGTCGGCATCTTTTATTGTGGTTGAGGAGGAAGAGACGGACACGCCGATACCTACCTTCAAGGCTACTGAGGGCTCTGGTACAGAAGTGATTAAGCTTGGTCATGAATTACGGGAAAGCCAACGCAACGAACTTCGTGAGATCTTGGCGAGTCACCAAGACGTCTTTTCCGAGATACCGGGAAAAACAAATTTATTGGATTGCCGTCTTCAATTGACCACCTCTGAGCCCATCCACACTCAGCAGTACCCATTGCCTTTTGCAATGAAGGAA GTCACGTCCTTGGTGCTCGAGCTCGACTCCCGATCCAAACTGCCCGTGGAGGGCAGAACCTCCTGTGTGGCTGTTCCCTGCCGGAAACGGGCCCGTGCGACACAAGTGGAGCCTAGGGGCAGCCACAGATCTGGTGAGAGCAAGCAGCCTACCCCGTCTTCGGGCAAGCTCCGACGTGCTGGTCAGCGACGGTGA
- the LOC119402047 gene encoding acetylcholinesterase, with product MTAMVTVLFLVALASCCAAFDVETRTALGVVGGSRVDVLGRTLEVYRGIPYAQPPLGALRFRPPEPLQGWEGVLNATNRMTACPQVILAPIMTAGVQLTEDCLYLKIWAPATGNQPPVPVLVSIHGGGFSHGSASTPIFDGSILAAKTGLVVVSFNYRLDILGFLDTNSSEAPGNVGLMDQSLALKWIQAHIHHFGGDPLRVTIFGVSAGGMSAHAHVISPMSRALFKRASLMSGTLNSLDFVEHVSESLRKGHLVARAVGCADGDTTLSSNPESVVACLRTKSADELLQASSQSIKPKIFTFLPTYPNRFLPKDPAAAVKDGSFNPADIIVGVTKDEGVGALMYPPREELWMESIEGLDEELFNNSLHEVIFSWLKANSSSYLGRYTAEGRDWPSLRRAYVDFLSDRTFVCPMHYTAEGHSERGHSVYSYVFSYQSAKSPLPAWMGAPHGGDVTYIYGFPLVHPEKYDARDAVMSETLINVLSTFASTGVPQLPMEKQWPKYTKNEPFSVFFDNGNITDVTGFRRQFCNAWRTDPQNY from the exons ATGACGGCAATGGTCACCGTGCTGTTCCTTGTGGCCTTGGCCTCATGCTGCGCTGCATTCGACGTGGAGACTCGCACAGCTCTGGGTGTAGTTGGCGGAAGCCGTGTAGACGTGCTAGGCCGTACACTGGAAGTGTATCGCGGAATTCCGTACGCGCAGCCACCGCTGGGTGCGCTGCGCTTTCGTCCACCCGAGCCTCTACAAGGATGGGAAGGCGTGCTAAACGCCACGAATAGGATGACTGCCTGCCCACAA GTGATTCTTGCTCCCATCATGACTGCTGGCGTGCAATTGACCGAGGACTGCCTATATCTAAAGATCTGGGCCCCTGCGACAGGCAATCAGCCGCCCGTTCCAGTGCTCGTCTCAATTCACGGCGGCGGCTTTTCGCATGGCTCTGCCAGCACTCCCATTTTCGATGGCAGCATCTTGGCAGCCAAGACAGGTTTGGTTGTCGTCTCCTTCAACTACAGGCTCGACATTCTGGGATTCCTCGACACGAACTCGTCAGAGGCACCCGGCAACGTCGGCCTCATGGACCAGTCCTTGGCGCTAAAGTGGATCCAGGCGCACATCCACCACTTCGGGGGCGACCCCCTGAGAGTGACCATCTTCGGCGTCAGCGCGGGAGGCATGAGCGCCCATGCTCACGTGATCTCGCCGATGAGCAGAGCACTCTTCAAAAGGGCGTCTCTGATGAGCGGAACGCTCAACAGTCTAGATTTTGTCGAGCATGTGAGCGAGAGCCTAAGGAAAGGCCACCTTGTCGCACGAGCTGTCGGCTGCGCCGATGGTGACACGACTTTGTCTTCTAACCCAGAATCAGTGGTCGCGTGTCTCCGAACCAAAAGCGCTGACGAGCTCCTGCAAGCGTCATCCCAAAGCATAAAGCCAAAGATATTCACCTTTCTGCCAACGTACCCCAACCGATTCCTTCCCAAAGATCCAGCGGCAGCGGTAAAAGACGGTTCGTTCAACCCGGCCGATATAATAGTCGGTGTGACCAAGGACGAAGGCGTGGGGGCGCTGATGTACCCCCCGAGAGAAGAACTGTGGATGGAAAGCATCGAAGGACTCGATGAAGAGTTGTTCAACAATTCTCTCCACGAGGTCATATTCTCCTGGTTGAAGGCAAACTCATCAAGCTACCTTGGACGATATACTGCAGAGGGACGAGACTGGCCTTCCTTGAGGCGCGCTTACGTTGACTTCCTCTCGGACAGGACGTTTGTGTGCCCTATGCACTACACAGCTGAGGGTCACTCCGAGCGTGGCCACTCCGTGTACTCCTACGTCTTCTCCTACCAGTCGGCAAAAAGCCCCTTGCCAGCGTGGATGGGTGCGCCACACGGAGGGGACGTGACCTATATATACGGATTTCCTCTCGTTCATCCGGAAAAATACGACGCCCGGGACGCCGTCATGTCCGAGACTTTGATCAACGTGCTGTCGACGTTTGCATCCACAGG ggtgccccagctaccGATGGAGAAGCAATGGCCAAAGTACACGAAGAATGAACCTTTTTCCGTGTTCTTTGACAACGGGAACATAACAGACGTCACTGGTTTCCGAAGGCAGTTCTGCAATGCGTGGAGGACGGACCCCCAAAATTACTAA